The Bubalus kerabau isolate K-KA32 ecotype Philippines breed swamp buffalo chromosome 16, PCC_UOA_SB_1v2, whole genome shotgun sequence genome includes a region encoding these proteins:
- the ARL6IP4 gene encoding ADP-ribosylation factor-like protein 6-interacting protein 4 isoform X1 — protein MAHVGSRKRSRSRSRSRGRGSEKKRKKSSKDVRRSCSASRSQSRKASTTSSGAEASPSPCITERSKHKARRRPRSSSSSSSSSSSSSSSSSSSSSSSSDGRKKRGKHKDKKRKKKKKRKKKLKKRGKEKARMQQTEALPGPSLDQWHRAAKEEEDGPVLTDEQKSRIQAMKPMTKEEWDARQSVIRKVVDPETGRTRLIKGDGEVLEEIVTKERHREINKQATRGDGLAFQMRAGLLP, from the exons ATGGCTCATGTCGGCTCCCGCAAGCGCTCTAGGAGTCGCAGCCGTTCCCGGGGGCGAGGGtcggaaaagaaaaggaagaagagcagTAAGGACGTCCGGAGGAGCTGCTCGGCTTCGAGATCCCAAAGCCGCAAGGCCAGCACCACCTCCTCTGGGGCTGAGG CCTCACCTTCTCCCTGCATCACAGAGAGAAGCAAGCACAAGGCCCGGAGGAGACCACgatccagctcctcctcctcttcttccagtTCTTCTAGCTCCTCTTCCTCTtcgtcttcctcctcttcctccagcgATGGCCGGAAGAAGCGGGGGAAGCACAAagacaagaagaggaagaagaagaagaaaaggaagaagaagctgAAGAAGAGAGGCAAGGAGAAGGCCAGAATGCAGCAGACTGAGGCTCTGCCCGGGCCCTCGCTGGACCAGTGGCACAGAGCAGCCAAGGAGGAAGAGGATGGCCCAG TCCTGACGGACGAGCAGAAGTCCCGCATCCAGGCCATGAAGCCCATGACCAAGGAGGAGTGGGATGCCCGGCAGAGCGTCATCCGCAAGGTGGTGGACCCGGAGACAGGACGCACCAG gcTCATTAAGGGAGATGGCGAGGTCTTAGAGGAAATCGTCACCAAGGAGCGACACAGAGAGATCAATAAG CAAGCCACCCGAGGGGACGGCCTGGCCTTCCAGATGCGAGCAGGGCTCCTGCCCTGA
- the ARL6IP4 gene encoding ADP-ribosylation factor-like protein 6-interacting protein 4 isoform X2: MAHVGSRKRSRSRSRSRGRGSEKKRKKSSKDVRRSCSASRSQSRKASTTSSGAEERSKHKARRRPRSSSSSSSSSSSSSSSSSSSSSSSSDGRKKRGKHKDKKRKKKKKRKKKLKKRGKEKARMQQTEALPGPSLDQWHRAAKEEEDGPVLTDEQKSRIQAMKPMTKEEWDARQSVIRKVVDPETGRTRLIKGDGEVLEEIVTKERHREINKQATRGDGLAFQMRAGLLP; this comes from the exons ATGGCTCATGTCGGCTCCCGCAAGCGCTCTAGGAGTCGCAGCCGTTCCCGGGGGCGAGGGtcggaaaagaaaaggaagaagagcagTAAGGACGTCCGGAGGAGCTGCTCGGCTTCGAGATCCCAAAGCCGCAAGGCCAGCACCACCTCCTCTGGGGCTGAGG AGAGAAGCAAGCACAAGGCCCGGAGGAGACCACgatccagctcctcctcctcttcttccagtTCTTCTAGCTCCTCTTCCTCTtcgtcttcctcctcttcctccagcgATGGCCGGAAGAAGCGGGGGAAGCACAAagacaagaagaggaagaagaagaagaaaaggaagaagaagctgAAGAAGAGAGGCAAGGAGAAGGCCAGAATGCAGCAGACTGAGGCTCTGCCCGGGCCCTCGCTGGACCAGTGGCACAGAGCAGCCAAGGAGGAAGAGGATGGCCCAG TCCTGACGGACGAGCAGAAGTCCCGCATCCAGGCCATGAAGCCCATGACCAAGGAGGAGTGGGATGCCCGGCAGAGCGTCATCCGCAAGGTGGTGGACCCGGAGACAGGACGCACCAG gcTCATTAAGGGAGATGGCGAGGTCTTAGAGGAAATCGTCACCAAGGAGCGACACAGAGAGATCAATAAG CAAGCCACCCGAGGGGACGGCCTGGCCTTCCAGATGCGAGCAGGGCTCCTGCCCTGA